Proteins from a genomic interval of Symmachiella macrocystis:
- a CDS encoding flotillin family protein, translating into MNWYVIGALVGLPVLGLIVMAIRCYRKVGPEEALVKSGAGGLQVATGKGMLVLPVFHRIEQMDLSVKRIEIARRGEAGLICQDNIRADIEVAFFVRVNNTGVDIKNVAQSLGCRRASDQRALVELFDAKFSEALKTVGKQFDFVELYNERDKFKAEILNAIGTDLNGYVLDDCAIDFLEQTPIELLSPNNILDAEGIKKITELTANEFVQANNFTREKEKTIKKQDVEAQEAILELERQRVEAVEKQKREIAELTAREHAEAKRVQEEERLKGERARITTEEEISISEENKERQIIVARKSKERTDAVETERVEKDRMLEATERERIVTLAQIDKEKAVEVEKRNIQDVIRERVVVERAVVEQQEKIKDTEEFATADRLKQVTVTKAEMDAQEALVKEVKAAEASKTAADFLAEQRIIEAEAERAAAEKETLAQKMLAEAKTANAAAIGLADAQVLEAKAVAIEKEGSAEANVLQRKAVAEAKGIEARAAAVEKEGTAEASVMHLKFTSEAKGIEEKANAMKLFDGVGREHEEFKLRLNKEKDIEIAAISAQQEIAESQAGIVGEALKSARIDIVGGETTFFDKIVDSIKAGKSVDRFVHNSEVLTDVKNSFFNGNPEYFRDKLQEFVDQFNMSFDDVKDLSVAALIGKMLTLTDSDESKSELNRMLSAVKGMGIADKKVNTLDIGGQSLTVSGKKS; encoded by the coding sequence ATGAATTGGTATGTTATTGGTGCCCTTGTGGGCCTTCCTGTTCTGGGACTGATTGTTATGGCAATCCGATGCTATCGCAAAGTCGGACCCGAAGAAGCCTTGGTCAAATCTGGTGCAGGGGGATTGCAAGTTGCCACGGGGAAAGGCATGTTGGTCTTGCCCGTTTTTCATCGCATCGAACAGATGGACCTATCTGTCAAACGGATTGAAATTGCACGTCGCGGTGAGGCGGGCTTAATTTGTCAGGACAACATTCGCGCCGACATCGAAGTCGCCTTCTTCGTACGCGTCAATAACACCGGGGTCGACATCAAGAACGTTGCTCAATCCTTAGGCTGCCGCCGCGCGTCGGATCAACGGGCTCTTGTCGAATTGTTCGATGCCAAGTTTTCCGAAGCGTTGAAAACCGTCGGCAAGCAATTCGACTTTGTCGAACTCTACAACGAGCGGGATAAGTTCAAAGCCGAAATTCTCAATGCTATCGGCACCGATCTGAACGGTTATGTCCTTGACGACTGTGCGATCGACTTTTTGGAACAAACTCCGATTGAATTGCTCAGTCCGAATAATATCCTCGATGCCGAAGGCATCAAGAAGATCACCGAGCTGACGGCGAATGAATTCGTGCAAGCGAACAACTTCACCCGCGAAAAAGAAAAAACCATTAAGAAGCAGGATGTGGAAGCGCAGGAGGCGATTCTGGAATTGGAACGTCAACGGGTTGAGGCGGTCGAAAAGCAGAAACGTGAAATCGCCGAACTCACTGCCCGGGAGCACGCCGAAGCCAAGCGGGTCCAGGAAGAGGAACGTCTTAAAGGGGAACGAGCGCGGATTACCACCGAAGAGGAAATTAGCATTTCCGAGGAAAACAAGGAGCGGCAGATTATTGTCGCCCGCAAGAGCAAAGAGCGGACCGATGCGGTCGAAACCGAACGGGTGGAAAAAGATCGCATGCTCGAAGCGACCGAGCGCGAGCGGATCGTGACATTGGCCCAGATCGACAAAGAAAAGGCGGTCGAAGTTGAGAAACGGAACATTCAAGACGTAATCCGTGAACGAGTCGTCGTCGAACGGGCGGTCGTGGAGCAACAAGAAAAGATCAAAGACACCGAGGAATTCGCCACCGCCGACCGGCTCAAACAGGTCACTGTGACTAAAGCCGAAATGGATGCACAGGAAGCACTGGTCAAGGAGGTTAAAGCGGCTGAAGCATCGAAGACTGCAGCTGATTTCCTGGCCGAACAACGCATCATCGAAGCCGAAGCGGAACGGGCTGCTGCCGAGAAGGAAACATTGGCGCAAAAAATGTTGGCTGAAGCCAAGACCGCGAATGCGGCCGCCATCGGGTTGGCCGATGCTCAAGTGCTTGAAGCCAAGGCCGTTGCCATCGAAAAAGAAGGAAGTGCCGAAGCGAACGTCTTGCAGCGTAAAGCTGTTGCTGAAGCGAAAGGCATCGAAGCTCGCGCCGCTGCTGTCGAAAAAGAAGGCACGGCCGAAGCCAGCGTGATGCACCTCAAGTTCACCAGTGAAGCCAAGGGAATCGAGGAAAAAGCCAACGCCATGAAATTGTTCGACGGAGTCGGACGCGAGCACGAAGAATTCAAGCTGCGGCTTAACAAAGAGAAGGACATCGAAATCGCCGCAATCAGTGCACAACAAGAGATCGCCGAATCCCAAGCAGGGATCGTGGGCGAAGCCCTCAAATCGGCCCGTATCGACATTGTGGGTGGCGAAACGACCTTCTTCGACAAGATCGTCGATTCGATCAAAGCCGGAAAATCGGTTGACCGTTTCGTGCACAACAGCGAAGTGCTGACCGATGTGAAGAATTCGTTCTTCAACGGCAATCCGGAATACTTCCGCGACAAATTGCAGGAGTTCGTCGACCAGTTCAATATGAGCTTCGACGACGTCAAAGACCTATCCGTGGCGGCCTTGATCGGAAAAATGCTGACGCTCACCGACAGCGATGAATCGAAGTCAGAATTGAATCGCATGCTCAGCGCCGTGAAGGGGATGGGAATCGCGGATAAGAAAGTCAATACGCTGGACATCGGCGGGCAATCGCTGACGGTCAGCGGCAAGAAGAGTTAA
- a CDS encoding glycerophosphodiester phosphodiesterase — MPLRLLIVLFVFAGTAPLMAAETPKPKRIIVIAHRGAHKKSPENTLASFQHAIDLGCDYVEVDVRYTSDGVLVLMHDSDVARTTDGQGKVNELTYADIQKLTVGQSDKVPTFDEALKLCRGKIKIYIDHKDAPPAEIVDAVTRHKMVNDVIVYSSLDGLRAFKKLNPKIWIMPPNPGSIEKINAIRRELKAETFDGNVRDWNTELAEAAHAAGAQIWVDNLGENDNEAGFQKSLDLGVDAIQTDYPEKLIPFLKRLGRH; from the coding sequence ATGCCCCTACGTCTGCTGATCGTCCTGTTCGTCTTCGCTGGAACCGCACCGCTTATGGCCGCTGAAACCCCCAAACCGAAACGGATCATCGTCATCGCCCATCGCGGTGCCCATAAAAAATCGCCCGAGAATACGCTCGCGTCATTCCAGCACGCAATTGACCTCGGTTGTGATTACGTCGAAGTCGATGTCCGCTACACCAGCGACGGCGTGCTGGTGTTGATGCACGACAGCGACGTGGCTCGCACGACCGATGGGCAGGGAAAAGTCAACGAGCTGACCTATGCCGACATCCAAAAACTGACCGTGGGACAATCCGATAAAGTGCCAACATTCGACGAGGCCCTGAAACTCTGCCGCGGCAAAATCAAGATTTACATCGATCACAAAGATGCGCCACCCGCTGAGATCGTCGATGCGGTCACGCGGCACAAAATGGTGAACGACGTCATCGTCTATAGTTCATTGGACGGACTGCGCGCGTTCAAGAAACTCAATCCCAAGATCTGGATCATGCCGCCGAATCCCGGATCGATCGAAAAAATCAACGCCATTCGCCGCGAACTAAAGGCCGAAACCTTCGACGGCAACGTCCGCGACTGGAATACTGAACTTGCCGAAGCAGCCCACGCCGCCGGCGCCCAAATTTGGGTCGATAACTTAGGCGAAAACGACAACGAAGCTGGCTTTCAAAAATCACTCGACTTGGGCGTTGACGCGATTCAAACCGATTATCCCGAAAAGCTGATCCCGTTCCTCAAACGCCTCGGCCGCCATTGA
- the msrP gene encoding protein-methionine-sulfoxide reductase catalytic subunit MsrP gives MQYHIRKPWQLAQKLHTPEDVYVNRRWHRREFLRTLGLSAAGLGIGAHLIGCETATDEEVLQSGKVEVPTALAERAPEVSEKEWEPAKDNSFGALHNPNFEYGRPETKEEDASRYTNFYEFSGSKNNYSRVGDFEPHPWKFEISGLCGKPRVFDIDDIYKMMQFEERDYRHRCVETWAMCVPWTGFPLSELLKKVEPTAQAKFVGFQTFDVPNKKDEQAGLPTFAGPNMSSGYPWPYTEGLTIDEAMNELAFIATGIYGKPLAKQHGAPIRLVVPWKYGFKSCKSIVRITLTDKQPATFWNTLGPQEYGFTANVNPEVPHPRWSQATEWMLPSQATRYDTVIYNGYGDYVAKLYA, from the coding sequence ATGCAGTATCACATCCGCAAACCTTGGCAACTCGCGCAAAAACTTCACACGCCTGAAGACGTATACGTCAACCGCCGCTGGCATCGCCGCGAGTTTCTCCGCACGTTGGGACTGAGCGCCGCAGGACTGGGCATCGGCGCGCATCTCATCGGCTGCGAAACGGCCACCGACGAAGAAGTTCTCCAATCGGGAAAAGTCGAAGTCCCCACAGCCTTGGCGGAACGCGCGCCGGAAGTCTCTGAAAAAGAGTGGGAGCCCGCCAAGGACAATTCCTTCGGCGCGCTGCACAATCCCAACTTTGAATACGGCCGTCCGGAAACTAAAGAGGAAGACGCGAGCCGGTATACGAACTTCTATGAATTCTCCGGCAGTAAAAACAACTATAGCCGCGTCGGCGATTTTGAACCGCATCCCTGGAAATTCGAAATCTCCGGTCTATGCGGCAAGCCGCGCGTGTTTGACATCGACGACATCTACAAAATGATGCAATTTGAAGAACGGGACTATCGGCATCGCTGTGTCGAAACCTGGGCCATGTGCGTCCCCTGGACCGGGTTTCCTTTGAGCGAACTACTCAAGAAGGTCGAACCGACCGCCCAAGCTAAATTTGTCGGCTTCCAAACGTTCGATGTCCCCAACAAAAAGGATGAGCAGGCCGGCTTGCCCACATTTGCCGGGCCGAACATGTCCTCCGGTTACCCCTGGCCGTATACCGAAGGCTTGACGATCGACGAAGCGATGAACGAATTGGCATTCATCGCCACCGGCATCTATGGCAAACCGCTCGCCAAACAACACGGCGCGCCGATTCGTTTGGTCGTCCCCTGGAAGTATGGCTTTAAGAGTTGCAAATCGATCGTGCGAATCACGCTGACCGACAAACAGCCGGCAACTTTTTGGAATACGCTCGGACCGCAAGAATACGGTTTCACCGCCAATGTGAATCCGGAAGTCCCCCATCCACGCTGGTCACAAGCCACCGAATGGATGCTACCGTCGCAAGCCACGCGCTACGACACGGTCATCTATAACGGCTATGGGGACTATGTGGCGAAACTGTATGCTTGA
- a CDS encoding hydantoinase B/oxoprolinase family protein: protein MPSWEFWIDVGGTFTDCIARDPDGKLLQLKLLSSGVTKGRVDAADGASSFVDPGRSDDPPGFWNGYEIRFLDDSGAAMHVGVIHEFENSTGRLTLRQALPADIVPGTNYELTGGEESPIVAIRYLLGVGLGDPIPEVSVRLGTTRGTNALLTRQGARTGFVTTAGFGDILLIANQDRPRLFDLAIQKPSPLFEEVVEINERLDVDGNVLVPVDETQVREQLTALKATGVESIAICFMHAFAQSKHEEIVARIASEIGFEEISVSSRLSPLIKIVSRGDTTVVDAYLNPILRQYIRELRRCLGSAPLKNMTSAGGLVDADRFVGKDSILSGPAGGVIGFSRVAQRAGFEKSIGFDMGGTSTDVSRFDGRHELEFETQKAGVRVVAPMLAIETVAAGGGSICDFDGVKLTVGPASAGASPGPACYGRGGPLTVTDVNLFLGKILPAKFPFPLDQDVVQRKLRALCERIAQSATGTRYTPIELADGFLRVANANMVRPIRNISVAKGYDPRDYVLVSFGGAGAQHACAIARSLGMRNVLIHPLAGILSAYGIGLADVRRFAERSVLKAYSQEQLQQLEPLFAELEGQARDEVLAEGIATAQIQAPLRSLDLRYQGVESTINVLCPPDGDYARAYEELHRRLYGYVHTGRAIEITAARVEVIGTTPDPPEELADVVERHPTPSETTKTWFDGQPLETAVFERGELRAGDQLTGPAIVCEPTSTVVIDPGFTAQITARGEIVINDSQGQTEEHISANADPVMLEIFNNLFASIAEQMGITLQRTSFSTNVKERLDFSCAVFSPTGDLVVNAPHIPVHLGAMSETVRRIIADNPQISPGDVFVTNDPYRGGSHLPDVTVVTPVHNTDSGELLFFTASRAHHAEIGGIIPGSLPPFSKRLSEEGVLIRNFKLVDAGEFREAELRELLTSAPYPTRAVTENLSDVAAQVAANNNGVNLLQELVARYSLPVVQAYMQHIQDAADHKMRMALAVIPDDDYAHTDHLDDGSPIAVNITITGETATVDFTGTGPVLDGNLNANRGIVTAAVLYVFRCLIAEDIPLNSGVLNPVEIILPECLLNPPEHDDPAQCAAMVGGNVETSSRVVDTLLGALKVAAASQGTMNNLTFGDEQFGYYETICGGSGATTDADGADAVHTHMTNTRMTDPEVIERRYPVRLHEFSVRRGSGGAGRHRGGDGIVRRIEFLRPLQVSLLTERRGPYPPFGLQGGESGALGENTLQHQSTGLSEDLGGKVQLNIAAGDILTIQTPGGGGFGES, encoded by the coding sequence ATGCCTTCCTGGGAATTTTGGATCGATGTCGGCGGGACCTTCACGGATTGTATTGCGCGGGATCCGGATGGGAAGCTGTTGCAGCTGAAATTGCTCAGCAGCGGTGTCACCAAGGGGCGTGTTGATGCGGCCGACGGCGCGTCGAGTTTTGTTGATCCCGGTCGTAGCGATGACCCGCCAGGGTTTTGGAATGGTTACGAGATTCGTTTTCTCGACGACAGCGGCGCTGCCATGCACGTCGGCGTCATCCATGAATTCGAGAACTCGACAGGACGGCTCACTTTGCGGCAAGCTCTCCCTGCGGATATCGTTCCAGGCACGAACTATGAATTGACCGGCGGCGAAGAATCGCCGATCGTGGCGATTCGCTACTTATTAGGAGTCGGCCTCGGCGATCCCATTCCCGAAGTCTCTGTCCGATTGGGCACCACACGCGGAACCAATGCGCTACTGACACGACAAGGAGCACGCACCGGTTTTGTGACGACTGCCGGCTTTGGCGACATTCTATTGATCGCCAACCAGGACCGGCCACGGTTGTTTGATTTGGCGATTCAAAAGCCAAGTCCGCTGTTTGAGGAAGTGGTGGAAATCAATGAGCGGCTCGACGTCGACGGCAACGTGCTTGTCCCGGTCGATGAAACCCAGGTGCGGGAACAACTGACCGCCCTTAAGGCGACCGGCGTGGAATCGATCGCCATCTGTTTCATGCATGCCTTTGCCCAATCGAAGCACGAAGAAATCGTAGCGAGGATTGCCAGCGAAATTGGCTTCGAGGAGATCAGCGTCTCTAGCCGTCTTTCACCGCTCATCAAAATCGTCTCCCGGGGCGACACAACAGTTGTCGATGCTTATTTGAATCCGATTTTGCGGCAATACATTCGCGAATTGCGACGTTGCTTGGGGAGTGCCCCATTAAAAAACATGACCTCCGCCGGCGGACTGGTCGACGCGGATCGCTTTGTGGGCAAGGACAGCATTCTTTCAGGACCGGCGGGGGGCGTGATCGGATTTTCGCGCGTTGCCCAGCGCGCCGGTTTTGAAAAATCGATCGGCTTCGATATGGGGGGCACCAGCACGGACGTGTCGCGGTTTGACGGACGTCATGAATTGGAGTTCGAAACACAAAAAGCGGGCGTGCGGGTTGTCGCTCCCATGCTGGCCATCGAAACCGTCGCTGCCGGCGGCGGGAGCATCTGTGATTTCGACGGAGTCAAACTAACCGTCGGTCCCGCAAGCGCCGGAGCATCGCCCGGTCCTGCTTGTTACGGACGCGGCGGGCCGTTGACGGTTACCGATGTGAATTTATTTCTCGGTAAAATCCTGCCCGCTAAATTCCCCTTCCCGCTGGATCAAGACGTGGTCCAACGCAAACTCAGAGCCCTCTGCGAAAGAATCGCCCAATCCGCCACCGGGACGCGTTATACACCCATCGAATTGGCCGACGGTTTTTTGCGGGTCGCCAATGCCAACATGGTCCGCCCGATTCGCAATATCTCCGTCGCTAAAGGTTACGATCCCCGTGACTACGTGTTGGTCTCCTTCGGCGGGGCCGGCGCACAGCATGCCTGTGCCATCGCCCGCTCACTCGGCATGCGGAACGTGCTCATTCACCCGCTGGCCGGAATTCTAAGCGCCTATGGAATCGGCTTGGCCGACGTCCGCCGCTTCGCCGAGCGCTCGGTGCTCAAAGCGTATTCGCAAGAACAACTCCAACAACTCGAACCATTGTTCGCTGAACTGGAAGGCCAAGCACGCGACGAAGTGCTGGCCGAAGGAATTGCCACTGCACAAATCCAAGCACCACTCCGCTCGCTCGACCTCCGCTATCAAGGCGTCGAATCAACAATCAACGTCCTTTGCCCCCCCGACGGTGACTATGCCCGCGCCTACGAGGAATTGCACCGCCGACTTTATGGTTACGTCCATACCGGCCGGGCGATTGAAATCACCGCAGCGCGCGTCGAAGTCATTGGCACGACTCCCGACCCGCCTGAGGAATTGGCCGACGTTGTCGAACGGCATCCCACGCCGAGCGAAACCACCAAAACATGGTTCGACGGACAACCACTGGAAACCGCAGTATTTGAGCGCGGCGAATTACGAGCCGGCGACCAACTGACCGGCCCGGCGATTGTGTGCGAACCGACCTCAACGGTCGTCATCGACCCCGGTTTCACAGCACAGATCACCGCGCGCGGCGAGATTGTGATCAACGACAGTCAGGGACAAACCGAGGAACACATCAGTGCCAATGCCGACCCAGTGATGCTAGAGATCTTCAATAATCTCTTCGCCTCGATCGCCGAACAGATGGGCATCACGTTGCAGCGAACCTCATTCTCGACAAACGTCAAGGAACGTCTCGATTTTAGCTGCGCGGTCTTTTCCCCCACGGGTGACCTCGTCGTCAATGCTCCGCACATCCCCGTCCACCTCGGCGCAATGAGCGAAACCGTTCGCCGCATTATCGCCGACAATCCGCAAATCTCACCCGGCGACGTTTTTGTTACAAACGATCCCTATCGCGGCGGCTCGCATCTACCCGATGTGACCGTTGTGACACCGGTGCACAACACCGATTCGGGAGAACTGCTCTTCTTTACCGCCAGCCGCGCGCATCACGCGGAAATCGGTGGCATCATCCCCGGCAGCCTCCCCCCGTTTTCTAAACGCTTGAGCGAAGAGGGAGTGTTGATCCGCAATTTTAAACTCGTCGATGCCGGCGAGTTTCGGGAAGCAGAATTGCGAGAACTCCTCACGAGCGCCCCCTACCCCACTCGCGCGGTTACAGAGAATCTATCCGATGTTGCTGCGCAAGTCGCCGCAAATAACAATGGCGTGAACCTGCTGCAAGAACTTGTCGCACGATATTCGCTGCCGGTCGTTCAGGCCTATATGCAACACATTCAAGATGCAGCCGATCATAAAATGCGAATGGCCTTGGCGGTGATTCCCGACGACGATTATGCGCACACGGATCATCTCGACGATGGCTCGCCGATCGCAGTGAACATCACCATCACCGGTGAGACCGCCACTGTTGATTTCACCGGCACCGGACCGGTCCTGGACGGCAACCTGAATGCCAATCGCGGCATCGTGACCGCAGCCGTGTTGTATGTGTTTCGCTGCTTGATTGCCGAAGATATTCCTCTCAACAGCGGCGTGCTCAATCCGGTTGAAATCATCTTGCCCGAATGTCTGCTCAATCCGCCCGAGCACGACGACCCCGCTCAATGCGCCGCCATGGTGGGCGGCAACGTCGAAACATCGTCACGCGTCGTCGATACACTGCTCGGCGCTCTGAAAGTCGCCGCAGCCAGCCAAGGGACGATGAACAACCTGACCTTCGGCGACGAACAGTTCGGCTATTACGAAACCATCTGCGGCGGTAGCGGCGCGACTACCGACGCTGACGGCGCAGACGCTGTGCACACCCACATGACCAACACCCGCATGACCGATCCGGAAGTCATCGAACGTCGCTATCCGGTGCGTCTGCATGAGTTCAGCGTCCGCCGCGGTTCAGGCGGCGCGGGGCGGCATCGTGGGGGAGACGGTATCGTTCGCCGCATCGAGTTCTTACGTCCACTACAAGTCTCACTGCTCACCGAACGCCGCGGCCCCTATCCGCCGTTTGGATTACAAGGAGGCGAATCCGGCGCATTGGGTGAAAATACATTGCAACATCAAAGTACCGGCTTGTCGGAAGACCTGGGCGGCAAAGTCCAACTCAATATTGCGGCCGGCGACATCCTGACAATCCAAACCCCCGGCGGTGGCGGGTTTGGTGAATCGTAG
- a CDS encoding exo-alpha-sialidase, with translation MLQYYFIITALSVSLLPVTAQAVEPVPLKFENLTSIDGTNQWDWWQARTAYIPVQKPFWVTTMSETGKTGTHNFHDIYQTFSEDGGQSWSQPEIIPTLRRHEQSDGYEVAPGDLWPKWHAESKTVLITGKTFNFKGGTKENFTRERVSYAVMDPQTRKWGPLKFLKTPEKDHAGFPIIAPNAGCNQRVDLPDGDVLLPVRYQRDAKKRNYTSVVMRCGFDGKTLTYKEHGSELNLPKRRGFYEPSLEEFQGKFYLTLRTDRSAFVTSGSDGIHFDPPQEWKFDDGKLLGSHNTQQHWVTVGDGLFLIYTRRGANNDHIIRNRAPLFIGQVDPESLRVIRKTERILLPENHATLGNSGTCRISDNQAWVTCGEGMLAHGKRKRDNNKVLIVKITPE, from the coding sequence ATGCTCCAGTATTATTTCATAATCACCGCACTGTCAGTTTCGCTATTACCCGTGACAGCCCAGGCCGTCGAACCAGTCCCGCTGAAATTCGAAAACTTAACCTCGATTGACGGCACGAATCAATGGGATTGGTGGCAGGCCCGCACGGCATACATCCCCGTGCAAAAACCATTCTGGGTCACGACGATGTCCGAGACGGGTAAAACCGGGACACACAATTTTCACGACATCTATCAAACCTTCAGCGAAGACGGCGGGCAGAGTTGGTCGCAACCGGAGATCATTCCCACCCTCCGCCGCCACGAACAATCCGACGGATACGAAGTCGCCCCGGGCGATTTGTGGCCGAAATGGCACGCCGAAAGCAAGACGGTCTTGATCACGGGTAAAACCTTCAATTTCAAAGGCGGCACCAAAGAAAACTTCACCCGTGAACGCGTCTCCTATGCGGTCATGGATCCGCAAACCCGCAAGTGGGGTCCGCTCAAGTTTCTAAAAACCCCAGAAAAAGATCACGCCGGTTTTCCCATCATCGCCCCCAATGCCGGTTGCAATCAGCGCGTCGACCTGCCCGACGGCGACGTCCTCCTGCCGGTCCGCTATCAGCGGGATGCAAAAAAACGCAACTACACCAGCGTCGTCATGCGCTGCGGATTCGACGGGAAAACGTTGACGTACAAAGAACACGGTTCGGAATTGAACCTCCCCAAGCGCCGCGGATTTTACGAACCTTCACTGGAGGAGTTCCAGGGGAAGTTTTACCTCACACTCCGCACTGACCGCTCCGCATTTGTCACCAGCGGCAGCGATGGGATCCATTTTGATCCCCCGCAGGAATGGAAGTTTGACGACGGCAAGTTGCTGGGAAGTCACAACACGCAGCAGCATTGGGTGACGGTCGGCGACGGGCTATTTCTGATCTACACCCGCCGCGGCGCCAACAACGACCACATCATCCGGAACCGTGCCCCGTTGTTCATTGGACAAGTCGACCCCGAATCTTTACGGGTCATCCGCAAGACCGAGCGCATTTTGCTCCCGGAAAACCACGCCACCTTAGGCAACTCCGGTACCTGCCGCATCAGCGACAACCAGGCCTGGGTCACCTGCGGCGAAGGCATGCTGGCCCACGGCAAACGCAAGAGGGACAACAACAAAGTGTTGATCGTGAAAATCACGCCAGAGTGA
- a CDS encoding alpha/beta hydrolase family protein has product MKQQRVIIAVSWIYICLTTSVIQADEPKPVPPIERLSEEACRATSRVFDYDAKIPLESRIVEKKTDDDGYVREKIVFRGAAGELVPGYLQLPQYEAEQHPCVLLLHGWSGAKDRWFVDGGYMSGGQVRKALLAAGYAIFALDAQCHGDRIAVNDYAPVNHYQAEGPQPRKGYLMLPEIYAQTVKDYRRGIDYLASRGDIDVERIGMVGYSMGGTQTFLLTGVEPRIKVAVACVVPAERDKYSLVAPQNQTYGIGERPLLMIMGRSDTMCPVDHAQQLRAMLPAKTSELIFIDAGHKLSLDYVPHAVRWVTERL; this is encoded by the coding sequence ATGAAACAACAACGTGTGATCATCGCCGTCAGTTGGATATATATCTGTCTCACTACTTCGGTGATACAGGCCGACGAACCCAAACCGGTGCCGCCGATCGAACGGTTGAGCGAGGAGGCGTGCCGGGCGACTTCGCGTGTGTTTGATTACGACGCCAAGATTCCGTTGGAGTCACGGATCGTCGAGAAGAAAACGGACGACGATGGTTATGTGCGCGAGAAAATCGTCTTTCGCGGAGCGGCGGGGGAGCTAGTACCGGGGTATCTGCAACTTCCCCAGTACGAAGCGGAGCAGCATCCTTGTGTGTTGTTGTTGCATGGTTGGTCGGGAGCCAAGGACCGTTGGTTTGTCGACGGCGGATATATGAGCGGCGGCCAAGTCCGCAAGGCGCTGCTGGCGGCCGGGTATGCCATTTTCGCCCTTGATGCGCAATGCCATGGAGATCGGATTGCGGTGAATGACTACGCGCCGGTCAATCATTACCAGGCGGAAGGCCCGCAGCCGCGCAAAGGATATTTGATGTTGCCGGAGATTTATGCGCAGACGGTCAAGGACTATCGCCGCGGGATTGATTATTTGGCGTCGCGAGGAGATATCGACGTCGAGCGGATCGGCATGGTTGGCTACAGCATGGGGGGCACGCAGACGTTTCTACTGACCGGAGTAGAACCGCGGATCAAAGTCGCCGTCGCTTGCGTCGTCCCGGCGGAGCGGGACAAATACTCGCTGGTCGCGCCGCAGAATCAGACGTACGGTATCGGCGAGCGTCCGCTCTTGATGATCATGGGCCGCAGCGACACGATGTGTCCGGTCGATCATGCCCAACAATTACGGGCCATGCTGCCGGCGAAAACGTCCGAGCTGATTTTTATCGACGCGGGGCACAAACTCTCACTCGATTACGTGCCGCACGCGGTGCGATGGGTGACGGAGCGGTTGTGA
- a CDS encoding ATP-grasp domain-containing protein — MHIVVLANADSWYRRDLERAAHVRGHRFSRVDFRRLTATVVANDSTMHGDDIVLSDCDAVIVRTMPPGSLEQVVFRMDLLAQLESAGVTVLNSPKAIECAVDKYLTTARLQAAGLPVPATVVCENSESAMAAYDQLGGDVIVKPIFGAEGRGISRVSDPDLAFRTFRTLERTQAVLYLQRYVDHDGSDLRAVVLDGRVIGSMRRHGNGDYRTNVSRSGTATAVELSADEAELALRAAAATGCRFAGIDLLYDSDGRVYVIEVNAVPGWRALARVTGVDVAGVVISSLEAGR; from the coding sequence ATGCATATCGTCGTCTTAGCAAATGCCGACAGTTGGTACCGCCGCGATTTAGAACGGGCGGCGCACGTGCGGGGGCATCGATTCTCCCGCGTCGATTTTCGGCGGCTCACGGCGACCGTTGTCGCGAATGACTCGACCATGCACGGCGATGACATTGTCTTGTCCGACTGCGATGCTGTGATTGTGCGGACGATGCCGCCGGGGTCGTTGGAGCAGGTCGTGTTCCGCATGGATCTGTTGGCGCAATTGGAATCGGCCGGGGTCACGGTACTCAATTCGCCAAAAGCCATTGAATGCGCGGTCGATAAATATTTGACCACGGCCCGGCTGCAAGCGGCCGGTTTGCCTGTTCCTGCGACGGTGGTGTGTGAGAATTCCGAATCCGCGATGGCGGCGTATGATCAATTGGGAGGCGATGTGATCGTCAAGCCGATCTTCGGGGCTGAGGGGCGAGGGATATCGCGGGTCAGCGATCCCGATTTGGCGTTTCGTACGTTTCGCACATTGGAACGCACGCAGGCGGTGTTGTATCTGCAACGGTACGTCGATCACGATGGCTCGGATCTACGAGCGGTTGTGTTGGATGGTCGCGTGATCGGTTCCATGCGGCGGCACGGCAATGGAGATTACCGCACGAACGTCTCCCGTAGCGGTACAGCGACAGCGGTGGAATTGTCCGCCGACGAAGCCGAGTTGGCATTGCGGGCCGCAGCGGCGACCGGGTGTCGGTTTGCCGGGATCGATCTGTTGTATGATAGCGACGGCCGCGTGTACGTCATCGAAGTGAATGCCGTCCCCGGTTGGCGGGCGCTGGCACGGGTCACGGGGGTGGATGTCGCTGGCGTGGTGATTTCGTCGTTGGAAGCGGGACGTTGA